The proteins below are encoded in one region of Candidatus Hydrogenedentota bacterium:
- a CDS encoding glycerol-3-phosphate dehydrogenase/oxidase, whose translation MLKRDSMIAAIEDSSTLWDFIIIGGGATGVGVAVDAAARGYRVILLEAHDFGKGTSSRSTKLVHGGVRYLQQGNVSLVLDALRERGIMRNNAPHLVHDLAFIVPNYSWWEAPFYGIGLRVYDFLAGKYGFGHSRNLSVKKTVEQIPTIETEGLRGGVIYYDGQFDDTRLLINMAQTAEEKGAVLLNYVGVKELIKENDVVCGVVAVDQETGQEYRVKGRAVINATGVFTDTIRKMDVPEAPPIISPSQGIHITFDRSFLPGDTAIMVPHTDDGRVLFAIPWKNHTVVGTTDTSIDTVDLEPRAFDDEIEFILTHMGRYLTKGPDAADVRSVFVGIRPLVAVQGESKTASLSRDHTLHISNSGLVTITGGKWTTYRKMAEDTVDQAAVVAELETQPCTTRELPIHGYTKDTIEQSNLASYGSDWEKVKALRAENADLEALLHPDLDIQAGEVLWAVREEAARTVEDFLGRRSRALFLNAHASVAMAPKVAALMAEELGYDEAWIDEQVQSVTRLAEAHYMVKC comes from the coding sequence ATGCTTAAACGAGATTCGATGATTGCGGCTATTGAAGACAGCAGCACCCTTTGGGATTTCATTATTATTGGAGGTGGCGCAACCGGTGTTGGTGTTGCTGTTGATGCGGCTGCACGGGGCTATCGCGTGATTCTGTTGGAGGCCCATGACTTTGGAAAAGGCACCTCAAGCCGAAGCACCAAATTGGTTCATGGCGGGGTTCGTTACCTGCAGCAGGGCAATGTTTCGTTGGTGTTGGACGCCTTGCGTGAACGGGGAATCATGCGCAACAACGCGCCCCATCTCGTTCATGATCTCGCGTTTATCGTGCCGAATTATAGTTGGTGGGAAGCTCCGTTTTATGGGATTGGTCTGCGGGTCTATGATTTTCTTGCGGGAAAATATGGCTTCGGTCATTCACGCAATCTGTCCGTTAAAAAAACTGTGGAACAAATTCCTACGATTGAGACGGAAGGCTTGCGCGGCGGCGTCATCTATTATGATGGTCAATTTGATGATACCCGACTTTTAATTAATATGGCGCAGACAGCTGAAGAGAAGGGCGCGGTCTTATTAAATTATGTGGGCGTCAAAGAGTTGATCAAAGAAAATGACGTGGTTTGCGGGGTGGTGGCGGTTGATCAGGAAACGGGGCAGGAGTACCGCGTGAAAGGGCGTGCCGTTATTAATGCCACCGGTGTATTTACGGACACCATTCGGAAAATGGATGTACCAGAGGCGCCGCCCATTATCAGCCCAAGTCAAGGGATCCATATTACTTTTGATCGTTCGTTTCTGCCCGGCGATACAGCGATCATGGTTCCGCACACGGACGATGGGCGCGTGCTCTTTGCCATTCCATGGAAAAATCATACGGTCGTAGGCACCACCGACACCTCCATTGATACGGTAGACTTGGAGCCGCGCGCCTTTGACGATGAAATCGAATTCATATTGACCCATATGGGCCGGTACTTGACGAAAGGGCCTGATGCCGCTGATGTGCGCAGTGTCTTTGTTGGCATTCGTCCGCTTGTTGCGGTTCAGGGCGAAAGCAAGACGGCCTCCTTATCGCGCGACCACACCTTACACATTTCCAATAGCGGATTGGTAACCATTACTGGCGGGAAATGGACCACTTATAGAAAGATGGCGGAGGATACGGTGGATCAGGCTGCCGTCGTGGCGGAGCTGGAAACCCAGCCTTGCACAACGCGGGAGCTGCCTATTCACGGCTATACGAAGGATACTATTGAACAAAGTAATTTAGCTTCTTATGGAAGTGATTGGGAAAAGGTGAAGGCTCTTCGCGCAGAAAATGCGGATCTGGAAGCGCTTCTTCATCCTGATCTTGATATACAAGCCGGTGAAGTACTCTGGGCGGTGCGTGAGGAGGCGGCGCGTACGGTGGAAGACTTTTTAGGAAGGCGCTCCAGAGCTTTGTTCCTGAATGCTCATGCCTCAGTTGCCATGGCGCCGAAGGTGGCGGCTTTGATGGCGGAAGAATTAGGCTATGACGAGGCGTGGATTGATGAACAGGTTCAATCTGTTACGCGCTTGGCTGAAGCTCATTATATGGTTAAATGCTGA
- a CDS encoding aspartate aminotransferase family protein, translated as MHIPDLGRSKASIMEQLKQYKENDLPWHSGRVMAYVYDPGEEVLDTAQDAYMMYLCESGLDFTTFPSVMRLEREVVRMIIHLLRGDEAVVGNMTSGGTESILLAMKTARDWARATRPEIKAPEMILPLTAHPAFHKACAYFDIKPVVVDYDSTNFRANVDAMAKSITPNTLVLVASAPGYAQGVIDPVQEIAALAQGHNLWCHVDACVGGIHLSLMREMGYPLPDFDFSVPGVTSISADMHKFGYAPKNASVILYRDKNYRKYQYFACLQTTSYALINPTIMSSKTAGPMAGSWATLNKLGRDGYECIVRETQGATDKLVAGINDIPELRVLGKPDMCLFSFASDTVNLFQVAEEMGRRGWYVQPQFSTPYSPYNLHLTVNHSSVSFTEALLQDLREAVTVVKNSADHIDVETVRQQINLLIANDPENAQDAILAMGGVSDGALPDSMVMINTVLECLPYPMAEALLKEYLNGLQA; from the coding sequence ATGCATATTCCGGATTTGGGCCGCAGCAAAGCCTCCATTATGGAGCAATTAAAGCAGTACAAAGAAAACGATCTGCCTTGGCATTCCGGGCGGGTTATGGCTTATGTCTATGATCCCGGCGAGGAGGTCTTGGACACCGCGCAAGATGCTTACATGATGTATCTTTGCGAGAGCGGGCTCGATTTTACCACCTTCCCAAGCGTCATGCGTCTGGAACGTGAGGTGGTTCGGATGATCATTCATTTGTTGCGCGGCGACGAGGCTGTTGTAGGTAACATGACTTCCGGCGGGACAGAGAGCATTTTATTGGCTATGAAAACGGCACGCGATTGGGCGCGTGCTACGCGTCCTGAGATTAAAGCGCCGGAAATGATCTTGCCCTTGACCGCCCACCCAGCCTTTCATAAAGCCTGCGCTTATTTTGATATTAAGCCGGTTGTTGTGGACTATGATTCCACGAATTTCCGCGCCAATGTGGATGCCATGGCAAAGAGCATTACGCCCAATACGCTTGTGTTGGTGGCGTCGGCGCCGGGCTATGCGCAGGGCGTGATCGATCCTGTGCAAGAAATTGCCGCCCTCGCGCAAGGGCATAATCTTTGGTGCCATGTGGATGCTTGTGTCGGCGGCATCCATCTTTCTTTGATGCGTGAAATGGGATATCCCTTGCCCGACTTTGATTTTTCTGTGCCCGGCGTGACCAGTATTTCCGCGGACATGCACAAATTTGGTTATGCGCCCAAAAACGCATCGGTCATCCTGTACCGGGATAAAAATTACCGCAAATACCAATACTTCGCGTGTCTCCAAACAACCTCCTACGCCTTGATCAATCCCACGATCATGAGCAGCAAGACGGCGGGACCTATGGCGGGATCTTGGGCGACTTTGAATAAATTGGGCCGCGACGGCTACGAGTGCATTGTGCGGGAAACCCAAGGAGCCACCGACAAATTGGTGGCGGGTATTAACGATATTCCGGAGCTCCGTGTGCTGGGAAAACCGGATATGTGTCTCTTTTCCTTTGCGTCGGACACGGTCAACCTCTTTCAAGTGGCGGAAGAAATGGGTAGGCGCGGCTGGTATGTGCAGCCACAATTTTCTACGCCCTACTCTCCGTACAACTTGCATTTAACGGTCAATCACAGTTCGGTGAGTTTTACGGAAGCCTTGCTGCAAGATCTTCGGGAGGCGGTGACCGTTGTCAAAAATAGTGCTGACCATATTGATGTGGAGACGGTTCGGCAACAGATCAATCTTTTGATTGCCAATGATCCGGAAAATGCACAGGATGCTATTCTTGCCATGGGCGGCGTAAGCGATGGCGCTTTACCCGATTCCATGGTGATGATCAATACTGTACTTGAATGCCTGCCTTATCCCATGGCGGAAGCGTTATTGAAAGAATATTTAAACGGCTTACAAGCTTAA